The following proteins are co-located in the Microplitis demolitor isolate Queensland-Clemson2020A chromosome 3, iyMicDemo2.1a, whole genome shotgun sequence genome:
- the LOC103576552 gene encoding TBC1 domain family member 22B — protein MENRGYRNQVNNQQSFWKKNARAVPGRPSLKQDNRQLKMSSTSNIPGGNGGAIGAGSSAASFRDFQESVDDAWDSGDDEFCTVSDVKISKRVSQSAAMSVINSHRSGEGRSDNLTNSSNDYQLGKTKEIIPEEKRMEALQRLAVQPLHLRNDRTSATTAPVCQPNRNRCNNLQSETESQVKEKIVCSPYRGNSHFPGRPQAFRPSSTPSRYFVPFKEQDGESKVDKFKSLLDASLLNLDELRQLSWSGVPAKLRSIIWRLLSEYLPVNLERRQQVLERKRSDYLNLVKQYYDVERDEAFQDTYRQIHIDIPRMSPLISLFQQKTVQLIFERILYIWAIRHPASGYVQGMNDLVTPFFLVFLQEALPVSAWQDLENYDVASLEQKQRDIIEADSFWCLSKFLDGIQDNYIFAQLGIQHKVNQLKELIQRIDAPLHQHLHQHGVDYLQFSFRWMNNLLTREIPLHCTIRLWDTYLAESDRFASFQLYVCAAFLLRWRRHLLAQPDFQGLMLMLQNLPTQNWTDSEIGVLVAEAYKLKFTFADAPNHLQAHDPR, from the exons ATGGAAAATCGGGGCTATCGAAATCAAGTTAATAATCAACAGtcgttttggaaaaaaaatgcacgAGCTGTTCCAGGAAG GCCGAGCTTGAAGCAGGACAACCGTCAGTTGAAAATGTCTAGCACGAGTAATATACCTGGTGGTAATGGAGGTGCGATTGGTGCTGGTAGCAGTGCCGCGTCTTTTAGAGACTTCCAAGAGAGTGTCGATGATGCCTGGGACTCGGGTGACGACGAATTTTGTACTGTTTCTGatgtaaaaatatctaaacGTGTAAGTCAGTCTGCTGCCATGAGTGTCATCAATAGTCACCGCAGTGGGGAAGGTCGCAGTGACAATTTAACGAATAGTTCAAACGATTATCAGTTGGGAAAAACCAAGGAAATAATACCAGAAGAAAAAAGGATGGAGGCGCTGCAGAGATTGGCTGTCCAACCGCTCCACCTTCGTAACGATCGCACCAGTGCGACGACGGCACCCGTATGTCAACCGAACCGTAATAGATGCAATAATTTACAAAGCGAAACGGAGTCTCAGGTTAAAGAGAAAATAGTATGCTCGCCTTATCGTGGAAACTCACATTTTCCAGGTAGACCACAAGCTTTCAGACCGTCCTCAACTCCCTCGAGATATTTTGTACCATTTAAAGAGCAAGACGGTGAAAGcaaagttgataaatttaaaagtctaTTGGACGCTTCGCTGCTTAATTTAGACGAGTTAAGACAATTATCCTGGTCTGGAGTACCAGCTAAATTACGTTCCATTATTTGGAGACTTCTATCA GAATATTTGCCAGTTAATTTGGAAAGACGTCAGCAAGTGTTGGAACGCAAACGTTCGGACTATTTAAATCTCGTGAAACAATACTACGATGTTGAAAGAGATGAAGCTTTTCAAGATACATATCGACAAATTCATATTGACATTCCACGAATGTCTCCGCTTATTTCATTGTTTCAACAAAAAACAGTCCAACTTATATTCGAGAGGATACTTTATATTTGGGCAATACGACACCCCGCGTCTGGTTACGTCCAG GGCATGAATGACCTGGTCACGCCATTCTTTCTGGTTTTTCTCCAAGAAGCTTTGCCAGTATCTGCCTGGCAAGATCTTGAAAATTACGACGTCGCCTCACTGGAACAGAAACAAAGAGATATTATTGAAGCTGATAGCTTCTGGTGCCTATCCAAGTTCCTAGACGGTATTCAAGACAACTATATCTTTGCTCAATTAGGTATTCAACACAAAGTTAATCAGCTTAAAGAGCTCATACAGAGAATcgatg CGCCTCTTCATCAGCATTTACACCAACACGGCGTCGATTATCTCCAGTTCTCTTTTAGGtggatgaataatttattaaccaGAGAAATACCTCTTCACTGTACGATACGTCTTTGGGACACATATCTCGCGGAATCTGACCGTTTTGCGTCTTTCCAGTTGTATGTATGCGCAGCTTTTCTTCTCAGATGGAGACGTCACCTTCTAGCACAGCCCGATTTCCAg GGCTTGATGCTGATGCTGCAAAATTTACCAACACAAAACTGGACAGACTCAGAAATAGGCGTCCTAGTAGCGGAAGCTTACAAACTTAAATTTACCTTCGCCGATGCACCGAATCATTTACAAGCCCACGATCCCAGGTGA
- the LOC103576618 gene encoding putative uncharacterized protein DDB_G0282133, translating to MNEKRVRLEKFSLKNADSSSSSCSTSSFSDDETDDKILKPIKDYLYNRKELSHQLFMSVKTEKIKMMLPQTLKKIDMDELEELCANELCGMSKSRIISILNGKQMIDSSNTSESDDSGPSLEIISDTEAWLTDSELPADKDSAPASKSIKTKSKKIKKEPTGSDKQSKTNSSKNKSGRKQALGSVKVKNEKEPSKSQPQQGESLLDLLELEMRARAIRALIRKEEDIIPNESSSKISTGVNSLLNQANISLVDTNLVNSSGNDKETDKNSTRSRVDEAVSLTLNSNEDEDVVLVVKPTPTINLLSSDSEPEDSNNISQSNGKKIEINNEIINNENNLIKSKDDDDGKSKSTSADTLNINKSNKDNDVNNKNPVGTNRESVDKAQEPAITQVPSNKSSDKEKSKINESSKIFNESNNTSVNSIALHDYDEIIDLDNYSDDMEEIETDKIDSSLGSKSSKVQVKCTVESNSTESSSLDSSETWATRYYQTDNVQSVIKESKIQSEIRKRLRERQKLSKLNNNNNAGNPSSKESVKKSSIVEKPIEPDNSKPTGSVEEYLALKRVSSPDVKSTASEQNQTDVKVDNITSEKIYPATTENIDQSAGDESTIEQPHVSPSPVREENS from the exons atgaacgaGAAGCGCGTGaggttagaaaaattttcactaaaaaatgcg GACTCTTCCAGTAGTTCTTGCAGCACATCTTCTTTTTCAGACGACGAGactgatgataaaattttgaagcccataaaagattatttataCAACCGAAAAGAACTGTCacatcaattatttatgtctgtaaaaactgaaaaaataaaaatgatgttgCCGCAAACACTgaag aaaattgaTATGGACGAATTGGAGGAGTTGTGTGCCAATGAATTATGCGGGATGTCAAAGTCAagaataatatcaatattaaacgGTAAGCAGATGATTGATTCTTCCAATACCAGTGAGTCAGATGACTCAGGACCTTCATTAGAGATAATTTCTGATACTGAGGCTTGGTTAACTGACAGTGAACTGCCAGCTGACAAAGACAGCGCACCGGCATCTAAAAGtatcaaaacaaaaagtaaaaaaataaaaaaagaaccGACTGGTAGCGATAAACAATCAAAAACAAATTCCAGTAAAAATAAGTCCGGGCGTAAGCAGGCATTGGGTTcagttaaagttaaaaatgaaaaagagcCGAGCAAAAGTCAACCTCAGCAAGGGGAAAGTCTTCTCGATCTACTGGAGCTAGAAATGCGGGCGCGTGCTATTAGAGCTTTAATTAGAAAAGAGGAGGATATTATTCCTAATGAATCGAGTTCTAAAATATCGACGGGTGTTAATAGTTTACTTAATCAAGCAAATATTTCTTTAGTTGATACGAATTTGGTTAATAGCAGCGGTAATGATAAAGAGACAGACAAAAATTCCACCAGGAGTAGAGTTGATGAAGCTGTTTCTTtaacattaaattcaaatgaagATGAAGATGTGGTTTTAGTTGTAAAGCCAACGCCGACTATAAATTTACTGTCTAGCGACAGCGAACCCGAGGATTCAAATAATATCAGTCAGTctaatggtaaaaaaattgaaattaataatgaaattataaataatgaaaataatttgataaagagtaaagatgatgatgatggaaaGAGTAAAAGCACATCGGCAgatactttaaatattaataaaagtaataaagataatgacgttaataataaaaatccgGTGGGTACTAATCGAGAATCTGTAGACAAAGCTCAAGAGCCGGCGATAACTCAAGTGCCGAGTAATAAGTCAAGTGATAAAGAAAAGTcgaaaattaatgaatcatcgaaaatatttaatgaaagtaATAACACGAGTGTTAACTCAATAGCATTGCATGATTACGATGAAATAATAGACTTAGACAATTACTCAGACGACATGGAGGAGATTGAAACAGATAAAATAGATTCATCGTTGGGAAGTAAATCAAGCAAAGTCCAAGTTAAATGTACTGTCGAAAGCAATTCGACCGAGAGTTCATCACTTGATTCTAGTGAAACCTGGGCAACTCGTTATTACCAGACAGATAATGTACAAAGCGTTATAAAAGAGTCGAAAATTCAATCGGAAATAAGAAAACGTTTGCGCGAAAGACAAAAGCTTTctaaacttaataataataataatgccgGTAATCCCAGCAGCAAAGAGTCTGTTAAAAAATCTAGCATCGTTGAAAAACCTATTGAGCCGGATAATAGTAAACCGACAGGATCAGTTGAAGAATATTTAGCTCTCAAAAGAGTCTCCAGTCCAGACGTTAAATCTACGGCATCTGAACAAAATCAAACTGACGTTAAAGTCGATAATATTACCAGTGAAAAAATATACCCAGCTACCACTGAGAATATTGATCAAAGTGCTGGTGATGAATCGACAATTGAACAGCCCCATGTATCTCCATCACCAGTGCGAGAAGAAAATtcctga